The genomic region ATGCAACCACAGACAAAACAAATTAATGTCCGTTCTATAGTTGTGGCTACAGGCTGGCAACCTTACGACGCCTCAAAGATTGATAACCTTGGGTTTGGTAAATACAAGGATGTAATTACCAATATGATGATGGAGCGGCTTGCCGCACCAAATGGCCCAACCAACGGTAAAATCCTGCGACCTTCTGACCAAAAAGAACCAAAAAAGGTTGCCTTTGTCCAATGTGCTGGCTCTCGGGATGAAAACCACCTGCCATATTGCTCAGCGGTTTGTTGTCTTGCCTCTTTAAAACAAATAACTTATCTGAGAGAAGGTATTCCCGAGTCAGAGGCGTTTATGTTTTATATTGATATTCGCACGCCGGGTAAATATGAGGATTTTTATAATCGGGTGCAGGCTGATGAAAAGGTTAAATTAATCAAGGGTAAAGTCGCCTCGGTTGACGAAGATAACGGAGAATTGATTGTTGAGGCAGAGGATATTCTGGCTGGAAATAAAACAAAGGTAAGGGTTGACATGGTAGTTTTAGCCTGCGGGATGGAACCCACATTAAAAGGCACAAGTCTACCATTGAATATAGATAAAAATGGATTTATGAGTTCTGAGCAAGGGATTTATTCGGCTGGAGTTGCCAAAAAGCCTGCAGAGGTAGCCCTGTCTGTTCAGGATGCTACCGGCTCAGCACTTAAAGCTATTCAATGTCTCGTTAAATATACAATTGATGCGGTAAGATGATAAATCCCTTTTGTTGAAAGTGAGTATCAAAAGTGAAGGC from bacterium harbors:
- a CDS encoding CoB--CoM heterodisulfide reductase iron-sulfur subunit A family protein, translating into MKDILVIGGGISGITTAVEAGEAGYNVTLIEKKPYLGGRVVMMNRYFPKLCPPYCGMEINLRRIKTNNKIKYFTLTEVEKITGQEGNYDVTLRINPRFVTEKCTACGECAKVCPIDRNDDFNLNLSQTKAIHLPHQLAFPYKYVIDNTVCIKCGSCVDACPYKAIDLEMQPQTKQINVRSIVVATGWQPYDASKIDNLGFGKYKDVITNMMMERLAAPNGPTNGKILRPSDQKEPKKVAFVQCAGSRDENHLPYCSAVCCLASLKQITYLREGIPESEAFMFYIDIRTPGKYEDFYNRVQADEKVKLIKGKVASVDEDNGELIVEAEDILAGNKTKVRVDMVVLACGMEPTLKGTSLPLNIDKNGFMSSEQGIYSAGVAKKPAEVALSVQDATGSALKAIQCLVKYTIDAVR